From the Chloroflexus aurantiacus J-10-fl genome, one window contains:
- a CDS encoding phage baseplate assembly protein V, with protein MNQFFGKYRGKVENNIDPLQQGRVQVSVPAVLGDGRLSWAMPCVPFAGNSVGLFLVPPTGANVWVEFEGGDPDYPIWSGCFWAPGEVPASPALAEMKVWKTATATITINDVPGAGGITIETTTGARIAISATGIEIVNGQGASIKLTGPQISLNDGALEVT; from the coding sequence ATGAATCAGTTTTTCGGCAAATACCGTGGCAAAGTTGAAAACAATATCGATCCGCTGCAACAGGGGCGGGTGCAGGTGAGTGTCCCAGCAGTGCTTGGCGATGGTCGCCTGAGCTGGGCAATGCCGTGTGTGCCCTTTGCCGGCAATAGTGTCGGTCTGTTCCTCGTCCCGCCGACCGGTGCCAATGTGTGGGTGGAATTCGAGGGGGGCGATCCCGATTACCCGATCTGGAGCGGCTGTTTTTGGGCGCCAGGTGAAGTGCCGGCCTCACCTGCGCTGGCCGAGATGAAGGTCTGGAAGACGGCCACGGCCACCATCACCATCAACGATGTGCCGGGAGCAGGCGGGATCACGATTGAAACAACAACCGGGGCCAGGATTGCAATCTCGGCCACCGGGATCGAGATCGTAAATGGGCAGGGGGCCTCGATCAAGCTAACCGGGCCACAGATTTCGCTCAATGATGGAGCATTGGAGGTGACATAA
- a CDS encoding GPW/gp25 family protein, protein MQIAFPYTIDGSGRTAQAGDDDHIRHLIEQLLFTAPGERVNRPGFGAGLHRLIFAPNSTELATALEFMVQGALQEYLGELIRVETVAIAAEDERLRVTVQYVVQRTQQRRVVEIAS, encoded by the coding sequence ATGCAGATCGCCTTTCCGTACACGATTGACGGCAGCGGGCGTACTGCCCAGGCCGGTGATGATGACCATATTCGCCATTTGATTGAACAACTCCTCTTCACCGCTCCCGGCGAACGAGTCAATCGACCGGGCTTTGGTGCCGGTTTGCACCGCTTGATCTTCGCACCGAACAGCACCGAACTGGCGACGGCACTGGAGTTTATGGTACAGGGAGCGTTGCAAGAGTATCTGGGTGAATTGATCCGGGTCGAGACGGTGGCCATAGCGGCTGAAGACGAGCGATTGCGGGTGACGGTGCAGTATGTCGTGCAACGCACCCAGCAGCGCCGTGTGGTTGAGATTGCGAGTTAA
- a CDS encoding putative baseplate assembly protein: MGIQFRCANVRRAQVLGTSAIPLNGIDFLEVLDQDAPPGVPRQRTLLVQMIKPAPWGLSALNVRIDGGVRVTGIRVVWVLRAADASPADVAAGLITPAERSFYNGLPAADRTLVVRVNQAGDFSPYTFRLVRSPTDPAPPTGFDPVLSMVEFSFKVDCPAEFDCAPDQPCPPQPATNPPIDYLARDYASLRQMLFDRLAVVAPDWRERNPADLGVAIVEGLAYIGDYLSYYQDAVATEAYLDTARRRVSLRRHARLLDYVPHDGANARTWVQVQVTAPLTLPANTPLLTRVGGAPVRILPDSPELALARQQRPLVFETMHEARLFPAHNQMTVYTWGDEGCCLPVGSTQATLRGDLSATLRPGDVLVFIERRHPQTGYRADADPQRRHAVRLTRVIAASDPLGGQFADPPTADPVAVTDIEWLAADALPFVLDLRDVAVPADDRDESGEAYQPASVVLGNIVLADHGETLPAEQLPAVRDPLRYRPVLSRTGITFTAPFDPAEHTIPATRLVSDTQPPATLPAITLTSPAGLWRPVPDLLGSNRFQTEFVAELEQDGRLYLRFGDDRNGRAPASAEPLVAHYRVGCGTIGNIGADALAHIVTAESGIQQVRNPLPARGGSEPESSAAIRQYAPQAFRRQERAVTPADYAVMAERHPDVQRAVATRRWTGSWYTIFITVDRRGGLPVDAGFETDLRIFLERYRMAGQDIEIDGPIYVALDLAFIVCVEPGYFAANVKAALLERFSPRTFFHPDNFTFGQPLYLSQIVAAVMAIPGVRWIDTAGGSGKPTRFQRWGQASRGELAKGQIDVGRREIIRCDTDPNRPEHGRIEFIMEGGQ; the protein is encoded by the coding sequence ATGGGCATACAGTTTCGCTGTGCGAATGTGCGCCGGGCACAAGTGCTGGGCACGAGCGCGATACCGCTGAACGGAATTGATTTTCTGGAAGTGCTCGATCAGGACGCGCCGCCTGGCGTGCCACGCCAGCGCACCCTGCTCGTGCAGATGATCAAGCCGGCACCCTGGGGATTGAGTGCGCTGAATGTGCGGATTGACGGCGGCGTGCGCGTTACCGGGATCAGGGTGGTGTGGGTTCTCCGCGCCGCTGATGCGAGTCCAGCCGATGTCGCTGCCGGCCTGATCACCCCTGCCGAACGATCTTTCTACAACGGGCTGCCGGCTGCCGACCGCACGCTGGTGGTACGGGTGAATCAGGCCGGTGACTTTTCCCCCTATACCTTCCGTCTGGTTCGTTCACCGACCGATCCCGCACCTCCCACCGGCTTCGATCCGGTACTGAGTATGGTCGAGTTTTCGTTCAAGGTCGATTGCCCGGCGGAGTTCGATTGCGCTCCTGATCAACCGTGCCCGCCCCAGCCCGCAACGAATCCGCCCATCGACTATCTGGCTCGCGATTATGCCAGCCTGCGCCAGATGCTGTTTGATCGTCTGGCCGTTGTCGCACCCGACTGGCGTGAACGCAACCCTGCCGATCTTGGTGTGGCGATTGTCGAGGGATTGGCCTACATCGGCGATTACCTCAGCTACTACCAGGATGCAGTGGCAACTGAAGCCTACCTCGATACGGCCCGACGACGGGTTTCGCTCCGTCGCCATGCCCGACTGCTTGATTATGTGCCACACGATGGCGCCAATGCCCGTACCTGGGTGCAGGTGCAGGTCACAGCGCCATTGACCTTGCCGGCGAACACACCGCTGCTGACCAGAGTTGGTGGTGCTCCGGTGCGCATCTTGCCCGACTCGCCCGAACTTGCTCTCGCCCGTCAACAACGACCATTGGTCTTCGAGACAATGCATGAGGCACGGCTCTTTCCTGCGCACAACCAGATGACGGTGTACACCTGGGGGGATGAAGGTTGTTGTTTACCGGTTGGCAGCACCCAGGCAACGCTGCGTGGCGATCTGAGTGCAACCCTGCGCCCTGGCGATGTGCTGGTCTTCATCGAGCGGCGCCATCCGCAGACCGGCTATCGCGCCGATGCCGACCCCCAGCGCCGCCATGCTGTTCGCCTGACCCGCGTCATCGCTGCCAGTGATCCACTCGGCGGCCAGTTTGCCGATCCGCCGACCGCCGATCCGGTTGCGGTCACCGACATTGAATGGCTGGCAGCCGATGCGCTGCCGTTTGTTCTCGATCTGCGTGATGTGGCGGTACCCGCCGATGATCGTGATGAGAGCGGCGAAGCTTACCAGCCGGCCAGTGTCGTGTTGGGCAATATCGTTCTCGCCGATCACGGTGAAACTCTGCCCGCCGAGCAGTTACCGGCGGTGCGTGACCCATTACGCTACCGTCCCGTATTAAGCCGTACCGGCATTACCTTCACCGCTCCCTTCGATCCGGCCGAACACACAATCCCGGCAACCCGTCTGGTGAGCGATACCCAACCGCCCGCGACATTGCCGGCCATCACCCTCACCAGCCCTGCCGGTCTCTGGCGACCGGTACCCGATCTGCTCGGCAGCAATCGCTTCCAGACCGAATTCGTCGCCGAATTAGAGCAGGATGGACGTTTGTACCTGCGCTTTGGTGATGATCGCAATGGACGAGCGCCGGCATCGGCTGAACCGCTTGTTGCGCACTACCGCGTCGGTTGTGGCACCATCGGCAATATTGGTGCTGACGCGCTGGCCCATATCGTAACCGCTGAAAGCGGGATTCAGCAGGTGCGCAATCCGCTGCCTGCTCGCGGTGGGAGCGAACCAGAGTCCAGCGCGGCGATTCGCCAGTACGCACCGCAAGCCTTTCGTCGCCAGGAGCGGGCCGTCACCCCTGCTGACTACGCAGTAATGGCCGAACGCCACCCCGACGTGCAGCGGGCGGTTGCTACCCGGCGCTGGACGGGAAGCTGGTATACGATCTTTATCACCGTTGATCGGCGTGGTGGCTTGCCGGTAGATGCCGGTTTTGAAACCGACCTGCGCATATTTCTCGAACGCTACCGCATGGCCGGACAGGATATCGAGATTGATGGCCCGATCTATGTCGCCCTCGATCTGGCCTTCATCGTCTGTGTCGAACCCGGCTACTTCGCAGCGAATGTCAAAGCCGCCCTGCTTGAGCGCTTCAGTCCGCGTACCTTTTTCCATCCCGATAACTTCACCTTCGGTCAACCGCTCTATCTGAGCCAGATCGTGGCCGCAGTGATGGCTATTCCGGGTGTGCGCTGGATCGACACCGCCGGCGGCTCTGGCAAACCGACCCGCTTTCAGCGCTGGGGACAGGCTTCCCGTGGCGAACTGGCCAAAGGCCAGATCGATGTCGGTCGCCGCGAGATTATCCGTTGCGATACCGATCCAAACCGACCTGAGCACGGGCGCATCGAGTTCATCATGGAGGGTGGCCAATGA
- a CDS encoding putative baseplate assembly protein, whose product MSSDQLASNAPCGCDERLVLPSPHTNPPAQPALHYRLGTLQSFLRRMIARLAQQPVADGRRPLAMLTTRDPADPSLALLDAAATLADVLTFYQERIANEGFLRTATERQSVLYLARAIGYELKPGVAASTYLAFTLDDSPAAPAQTLIPAGTQVQSIPVKQGELPQTFETTGDFVARKAWNLLRPRPTQPQQLDKGSRTLYLAGIDTRLQPGDYLLLVGSERERDPGNERWDLRRVLSVTPYPDPNGGYTVVTWEPGLGSDRPPMRPAAQPQVFALRRTAHLFGFNAPDWRLMPADVKAQYAGSASSLPTEWPGFAIDSNNPQLELDAAYPKIVPGSWITLLTPGYAELYRVTRNESVGVANFALSGQVTRLTVDTTENLNRFTRRSTLVLAESELLAVAAEPIVTPVTGKYLDVAGVVSDLQPGQPLIVSGKRSLTDEHPTVAVVFVAAVHPAADFTTIVLQDKGLDTISLIRSTTVIYANVVAATHGETTAAPIGSGDGSRSHQQFRLKKSPLTYVSATTPTGTASTLTVRVNGVLWTEVPSLYLADPDEQSYVVRIDDNGTATVLFGDGVHGARLPTGQENIVATYRFGIGLAGEVDAGALTLLKTRPPGVRSVTNPLAATGAEDPETLDGARQNAPQTVLTLDRIVSLQDVTDFANAFAGIGKAQAAAFRHGEQMIIHLTVATAGGDSPAATDPLLTNLRLAIDAVRDPAMLMELAGFSSLTFRLTATVRYDRRYRADDVRLAIETALTTTFSFAAREFAQPVTAAEVIACIQSMTGVIAVDLDELAYAGGRTGSHPSLLVARPARQIGATIAPAELLVLDPNGINLTLIEAALP is encoded by the coding sequence ATGAGCAGTGATCAGCTCGCATCCAACGCACCGTGCGGTTGTGACGAACGGCTCGTGTTACCGTCACCGCATACCAATCCGCCTGCGCAGCCTGCCCTCCACTATCGGTTGGGCACCCTCCAATCCTTTCTCCGTCGCATGATCGCCCGCCTCGCCCAACAACCGGTTGCCGACGGACGCCGTCCGCTCGCAATGTTGACCACCCGCGATCCTGCCGATCCCTCGCTGGCGCTGCTCGATGCAGCCGCCACGCTGGCCGATGTCCTCACCTTCTACCAGGAGCGGATCGCCAACGAGGGCTTTCTCCGCACGGCCACCGAACGCCAGTCGGTCTTGTATCTGGCCCGCGCCATCGGGTATGAACTCAAACCCGGCGTCGCTGCCTCGACCTATCTCGCCTTCACCCTCGACGACTCGCCTGCGGCACCGGCCCAGACCCTCATCCCTGCCGGAACACAGGTGCAGAGCATTCCGGTGAAGCAGGGCGAGCTACCTCAGACCTTCGAGACGACCGGCGACTTTGTTGCCCGGAAAGCCTGGAATCTGCTGCGTCCGCGACCTACTCAACCGCAGCAGCTCGATAAAGGTTCACGAACCCTCTATCTGGCCGGCATTGATACGCGCCTGCAACCGGGTGACTATCTGCTCCTGGTAGGTAGCGAACGCGAGCGCGATCCCGGCAACGAGCGTTGGGACCTCCGGCGTGTGCTGTCGGTAACCCCCTACCCCGACCCCAACGGCGGCTACACCGTAGTAACCTGGGAACCCGGCCTGGGTTCGGATCGACCGCCCATGCGCCCGGCTGCGCAACCGCAGGTCTTTGCCCTGCGCCGTACTGCCCACCTCTTCGGCTTTAACGCGCCTGACTGGCGCCTGATGCCGGCGGATGTCAAAGCCCAATACGCCGGCTCGGCCAGCTCGCTGCCTACCGAATGGCCGGGGTTTGCCATCGACAGTAACAACCCTCAGCTCGAACTCGATGCCGCATACCCCAAAATCGTACCGGGAAGCTGGATCACCCTGCTCACTCCCGGCTACGCTGAACTCTACCGCGTGACCCGCAATGAATCGGTTGGAGTCGCCAATTTTGCCCTCTCCGGTCAGGTCACGCGCCTGACCGTTGATACGACCGAAAACCTCAACCGCTTCACTCGGCGCTCCACCCTGGTACTGGCCGAAAGCGAGTTGCTGGCCGTCGCCGCCGAGCCAATCGTAACCCCGGTGACCGGCAAGTACCTCGACGTGGCCGGTGTCGTTAGCGATCTCCAACCCGGCCAACCGCTCATCGTCAGCGGCAAGCGCAGCCTCACCGACGAACATCCCACCGTTGCCGTAGTATTCGTCGCAGCAGTCCATCCCGCTGCCGACTTCACCACCATCGTGTTACAGGATAAAGGGCTGGATACGATCAGCCTGATCCGCTCAACCACCGTCATCTACGCCAACGTGGTCGCTGCCACCCACGGCGAAACCACCGCGGCGCCAATCGGCAGCGGCGACGGCAGCCGCTCTCATCAGCAATTCCGGCTCAAGAAGTCCCCCTTGACCTATGTGTCGGCAACGACTCCTACCGGTACGGCTTCCACCCTGACGGTGCGCGTCAATGGCGTACTGTGGACGGAAGTACCTTCACTCTACCTTGCCGATCCTGATGAACAATCCTATGTCGTGCGCATCGACGACAACGGCACCGCAACCGTCCTATTCGGCGACGGTGTGCACGGCGCACGCTTGCCTACCGGCCAGGAAAACATTGTCGCCACCTATCGGTTTGGGATCGGCCTGGCCGGTGAAGTAGATGCAGGCGCACTCACCCTGCTCAAGACCCGCCCGCCCGGTGTGCGGAGCGTCACCAATCCCCTTGCGGCGACCGGTGCTGAAGACCCGGAGACCCTTGACGGTGCGCGCCAGAATGCCCCGCAAACCGTCCTGACCCTCGACCGCATCGTCTCGCTGCAAGATGTTACCGATTTCGCCAATGCCTTCGCCGGGATCGGCAAAGCGCAGGCCGCTGCGTTTCGTCACGGTGAACAGATGATTATCCACCTGACGGTGGCGACCGCCGGCGGCGATTCACCGGCAGCGACCGATCCACTCTTGACCAACCTGCGTCTCGCTATCGATGCCGTGCGTGATCCGGCAATGCTGATGGAACTGGCCGGTTTCAGCTCTCTCACCTTCCGACTTACGGCCACTGTCCGCTACGACCGGCGCTATCGCGCCGATGATGTCCGGCTGGCAATTGAAACTGCGCTCACCACCACCTTCTCCTTCGCCGCACGCGAGTTCGCTCAGCCGGTGACCGCCGCTGAAGTCATCGCGTGCATACAGTCAATGACGGGCGTTATCGCCGTTGACCTCGACGAACTGGCGTATGCCGGCGGGCGCACCGGTTCCCATCCGTCACTCCTCGTTGCCCGACCTGCCCGTCAGATCGGCGCCACCATTGCGCCTGCCGAACTGCTCGTGCTCGATCCAAACGGGATCAACCTGACACTGATCGAGGCAGCTCTGCCGTAG
- a CDS encoding DUF6519 domain-containing protein: MRGDFTRWTFNRTKHYSGVLNQQGRVALDADWNEQIAIDLDDDRTVRRDLIGLCGGPQGQAGFDIVITGGTLTVTAGRYYVAGIRVENDQTVPITAQPDLPVADLAELAGLPAGTALPAGTYLAYLDVWERHITALEDPALREVALGGPDTTTRLRVMAQVKLLRLGDLGASLSCASTTPAWDALLAGSTGQLEARAEPDPTVTDPCIVPATAGYRGLENQLYRVEVHRIVSTTRVALKWSRENGSVVVGWSGQDTLNPNRLTVSSTGRDEVLGLAPNQWVELTDDDRERRGESGLLVKIVQIEGQVITIDPAGQTVAYSAFTRNPKVRRWDMPDGEVIVTINAAAWTDLEQGVQIRLKAGTFRPGDYWLIPARVATGDIEWPRDTAQQPIPQRPHGVHHAYCRLALLEFSGTTWTKRGDCRRLFPPLTESIHFYGAGGDGQSALPGELLPQPLQVAVTNGQQPVNNARVRFQLVPPTAAGQLTAGSVTGTSIDVTTGENGIYSCRWRLGPTAQSQRVEAFLVEIDGKPFVDNTGEPILPRIFFNAGLERQSRGGCCVTIGIDGDFPDLNTAFKELLARGERRLTFCLRPGVHEVGGFRLDPSLEDRPLQLEIKGCSFATDLRLTAPLEFIGIDSIVLHNLAITVTFTPEPGTAALSFTRCPHLIITDNQFSGITVTASGQDNRPGSSALLSIVDSDTVRLSGNSFVAAMPERTFPPLRDLFAKAELAPLADLFADENRLMLPEWREPVRNIAEELARLDPEQRQQHARNIAAQVSERMNSLSASEIVQFTKLTTALQAPRADTATLFGILLDLHLSAVKSRPGTALMLHQRRLFSGENLGLIADLLDEDDMILLEHNRIAGIISLYGMPAPREQIAELAGRLRAFDRQPNEPGGSRLQINSSFMGTIHLRSNHLVALTIGAALLNTLQPLTDQSNPVLPEDICARLLLDSNIIEGVFNITLSRNLIMQANTFTAMAAPRTRTPPTTAAGSAIAPLGWCLADAATYIGNQGPGQATLFDIARLSERVANLQIQIV; this comes from the coding sequence ATGCGCGGTGATTTTACCCGTTGGACGTTCAACCGCACCAAACACTACAGTGGTGTACTCAATCAGCAGGGGCGGGTCGCGCTCGATGCCGATTGGAATGAACAGATTGCCATCGATCTTGATGATGACCGCACCGTCCGGCGCGATCTAATCGGCCTGTGCGGCGGCCCCCAGGGGCAGGCCGGCTTTGACATCGTGATAACAGGCGGCACCCTCACCGTGACCGCCGGTCGTTACTACGTTGCCGGCATCCGGGTTGAAAACGATCAGACCGTTCCGATCACCGCACAACCCGACTTACCGGTAGCCGACCTGGCCGAACTGGCCGGTCTGCCCGCCGGTACCGCGCTCCCTGCCGGCACCTACCTTGCCTACCTCGATGTCTGGGAGCGACACATCACCGCGCTTGAAGACCCTGCGTTGCGCGAAGTGGCTCTGGGTGGCCCCGATACCACCACCCGCCTGCGCGTCATGGCGCAGGTCAAACTCCTGCGCCTTGGTGACCTGGGAGCGTCACTTTCGTGTGCATCCACCACTCCCGCCTGGGACGCCTTGCTGGCCGGCAGTACCGGTCAGCTCGAAGCCCGTGCCGAACCCGATCCAACGGTGACCGACCCCTGCATCGTGCCGGCCACAGCCGGTTATCGCGGTTTAGAAAACCAGCTCTACCGGGTTGAAGTTCATCGCATTGTCTCTACGACCCGCGTTGCCCTCAAATGGTCGCGCGAAAATGGTTCTGTCGTGGTTGGCTGGAGCGGGCAGGATACACTCAATCCCAACCGCCTAACCGTGAGCAGTACCGGGCGCGATGAAGTGTTAGGGCTGGCACCCAACCAATGGGTCGAACTCACCGACGACGACCGCGAGCGGCGGGGGGAGTCGGGGCTACTGGTGAAAATCGTCCAAATCGAAGGTCAGGTCATTACCATCGATCCTGCCGGTCAGACCGTTGCCTACAGTGCGTTCACGCGCAATCCCAAAGTGCGGCGCTGGGACATGCCCGACGGCGAAGTGATCGTGACCATCAACGCTGCCGCCTGGACCGATCTCGAACAAGGCGTACAGATTCGGCTCAAAGCGGGCACCTTCCGCCCCGGTGATTACTGGCTCATTCCGGCGCGGGTTGCCACCGGCGACATCGAATGGCCGCGTGACACCGCTCAACAGCCGATCCCCCAACGACCGCACGGCGTCCACCACGCCTATTGCCGACTGGCACTACTCGAATTCAGCGGCACAACCTGGACAAAGCGCGGTGATTGCCGGCGGCTCTTCCCACCGCTCACTGAATCGATCCACTTCTACGGTGCAGGCGGTGACGGTCAATCCGCTCTACCGGGCGAACTACTCCCGCAACCGTTACAGGTTGCCGTCACCAACGGACAGCAACCGGTAAACAATGCGAGAGTACGCTTTCAACTCGTACCACCAACCGCAGCCGGCCAACTCACAGCCGGGAGCGTGACCGGCACCAGCATTGACGTTACCACCGGTGAAAACGGCATCTACTCGTGCCGGTGGCGACTCGGCCCGACCGCCCAGAGTCAACGGGTCGAAGCATTTCTGGTCGAGATCGACGGCAAGCCGTTCGTTGATAATACCGGCGAACCGATACTCCCCCGCATCTTCTTCAATGCCGGCCTCGAACGGCAGAGCCGGGGCGGGTGTTGCGTCACCATCGGCATTGACGGCGACTTTCCCGACCTCAACACCGCCTTCAAAGAACTGCTGGCCCGTGGCGAACGCCGCCTCACCTTTTGCCTGCGTCCTGGCGTACACGAAGTTGGCGGCTTCCGCCTCGATCCCTCGCTCGAAGACCGTCCCTTACAGCTTGAGATCAAAGGTTGCAGCTTCGCCACCGATCTGCGCCTGACCGCACCGCTAGAATTTATCGGGATTGACTCCATCGTCCTCCACAACCTTGCCATCACTGTCACCTTCACCCCCGAACCGGGAACGGCTGCGCTCTCGTTTACCCGCTGCCCCCACCTGATCATCACCGACAACCAGTTCAGCGGCATAACCGTGACTGCGAGCGGACAAGATAATAGACCCGGTAGTAGCGCACTACTGAGCATTGTCGATAGCGATACGGTTCGCCTGAGTGGCAACAGCTTCGTCGCAGCGATGCCTGAGCGAACCTTCCCGCCACTCCGCGATCTATTTGCGAAAGCGGAACTGGCGCCACTCGCCGATCTCTTCGCTGATGAAAATCGACTTATGCTCCCAGAGTGGCGTGAACCGGTCCGCAACATTGCCGAAGAGCTGGCCCGCCTCGATCCCGAACAGCGCCAGCAACACGCCCGTAACATAGCGGCCCAAGTCTCCGAACGAATGAACTCCCTGTCGGCTAGCGAAATAGTGCAGTTCACGAAACTGACCACGGCGTTACAGGCGCCCCGGGCAGATACAGCCACACTCTTCGGCATCCTGCTCGATCTGCACCTATCGGCGGTAAAATCCCGCCCCGGCACCGCGCTCATGCTCCACCAGCGTCGGCTATTCAGCGGCGAAAATCTCGGCCTCATCGCCGACCTCCTCGACGAAGACGACATGATCCTGTTGGAACACAACCGCATTGCCGGAATCATCAGCCTCTACGGCATGCCGGCGCCACGCGAACAGATCGCCGAACTCGCCGGACGGCTACGCGCGTTTGATCGCCAGCCCAACGAACCGGGTGGATCACGCCTGCAAATCAACAGCTCCTTCATGGGCACAATCCACCTGCGTAGCAACCATCTGGTTGCCCTCACCATTGGTGCTGCCCTGCTTAACACATTGCAGCCATTGACCGATCAAAGCAACCCCGTGCTACCCGAAGACATCTGTGCTCGCCTCTTACTCGATAGCAATATCATCGAAGGAGTATTCAACATCACCCTCAGCCGCAACCTGATCATGCAAGCCAACACCTTCACTGCCATGGCCGCCCCGCGCACTCGCACACCCCCAACCACTGCCGCCGGTTCAGCTATCGCCCCCCTCGGCTGGTGTCTCGCCGATGCGGCCACCTACATTGGCAATCAAGGTCCTGGACAGGCAACCCTCTTTGACATCGCTCGCCTCAGCGAACGGGTCGCCAATCTCCAGATACAAATCGTATAA
- a CDS encoding adenylyltransferase/cytidyltransferase family protein — MNIYPLPELIALRATWRASGLKVVFTNGVFDLLHVGHVRYLTAARALGDRLIVAINSDESTRQLKGSLRPIVPEAERATIVAALRCVDAVTIFNERTAEAVVAALAPDLYVKGGDYGQGTTFDAARLPEARVVQALGGEVQILPFSEGHATTRLIERIVARYGGEGGNADGRGFGG; from the coding sequence ATGAACATCTACCCGCTACCTGAACTGATTGCATTGCGTGCCACCTGGCGGGCCAGTGGTTTGAAAGTAGTGTTCACGAACGGTGTCTTTGATCTGCTCCACGTCGGGCACGTCCGGTATCTGACAGCAGCGCGTGCGCTTGGTGATCGACTGATCGTTGCGATTAACAGCGACGAGTCCACCCGTCAATTGAAGGGATCGCTGCGCCCTATCGTCCCGGAGGCGGAGCGGGCAACGATTGTAGCCGCGCTGCGCTGCGTTGATGCAGTGACCATCTTCAATGAGCGCACGGCGGAGGCAGTGGTAGCCGCGTTAGCGCCCGATCTGTACGTGAAGGGGGGCGATTACGGGCAGGGAACCACATTTGACGCCGCCCGCCTACCCGAAGCGCGGGTCGTGCAGGCGCTGGGAGGTGAGGTGCAGATTCTGCCGTTTAGCGAGGGGCACGCGACAACGCGGCTGATCGAGCGGATCGTTGCGCGCTACGGGGGGGAGGGGGGGAACGCGGATGGGCGCGGGTTTGGCGGATGA